From Staphylococcus sp. M0911, a single genomic window includes:
- a CDS encoding glycerophosphodiester phosphodiesterase: MLSVSTPALASGDGQSTQTSDSTENQTQTQTSNHTNQSHSQWQKNLTGEAHTTIAHRGASGYAPEHTFNAYDKSHKELGASYIEIDLQRTKDGHLVAMHDETVDRTTNGHGRVEDYTLAELKKLDAGSWFNKQHPDLAKSEYNNAKVPTLDEILSRYGKNANYYIETKSPDVYPGMENQLIQSLNKHGMLTDQSLKNGHVIVQSFSEPSLQKMKQLNPNIPLIRLLDKGELPFQSEADLKRIKSYAVGVGPEYTDLNEKNTKHLKDLGFLIHPFTVNEEADMQRLNDYGIDGVFTNYADKYKNLNQK; the protein is encoded by the coding sequence ATGCTAAGTGTCAGTACACCAGCACTTGCAAGCGGAGATGGTCAATCAACACAAACATCAGATTCAACTGAAAATCAAACACAAACTCAAACATCTAATCATACTAATCAAAGTCATTCGCAATGGCAGAAAAATTTAACTGGTGAAGCTCACACGACAATTGCTCATAGAGGTGCAAGTGGTTATGCTCCTGAGCATACATTTAATGCCTATGATAAAAGTCATAAAGAATTAGGAGCGTCATACATAGAAATTGATTTACAAAGAACGAAAGATGGTCATCTCGTTGCCATGCATGATGAAACCGTTGATCGTACTACTAATGGACATGGACGAGTTGAAGATTATACATTAGCAGAGTTAAAGAAACTCGATGCTGGTAGTTGGTTTAACAAACAACATCCTGACCTTGCTAAATCAGAATATAACAATGCAAAGGTCCCTACTTTGGATGAAATTTTAAGTCGTTACGGTAAAAACGCTAATTATTATATCGAAACAAAATCTCCTGATGTTTATCCAGGTATGGAAAATCAATTAATTCAAAGTTTAAACAAACATGGTATGTTGACTGATCAATCACTTAAAAATGGTCATGTCATTGTTCAATCTTTTTCTGAACCTAGTCTACAAAAAATGAAACAATTAAATCCTAATATTCCTTTAATTCGTTTATTAGATAAAGGCGAGTTACCTTTCCAAAGTGAAGCAGATTTAAAACGTATTAAGTCTTATGCAGTTGGTGTAGGGCCTGAATATACAGATTTAAATGAAAAAAATACTAAGCATTTAAAAGATTTAGGATTCCTAATACATCCATTTACTGTTAATGAAGAAGCAGATATGCAACGTTTGAATGACTATGGCATTGATGGTGTATTTACCAACTATGCAGATAAATACAAAAATTTAAACCAAAAATAG
- a CDS encoding TfoX/Sxy family protein has product MATSENILNRFMQYMNEDHITTRKMMGEYIIYYDKCVVGGLYDNRLLIKTTPSSSEILNDCELVVPYPNAKPMIHYLNIEDSETILKVLQQVKNDLN; this is encoded by the coding sequence ATGGCAACATCTGAAAATATACTCAATCGATTTATGCAATACATGAATGAAGATCATATTACGACTCGTAAAATGATGGGAGAATATATCATATACTATGATAAATGTGTAGTTGGTGGATTATACGATAACCGATTATTGATTAAAACGACACCTTCTTCGTCAGAAATATTGAATGATTGTGAATTGGTTGTGCCCTATCCAAATGCCAAACCAATGATTCATTATCTAAATATTGAAGACAGTGAAACTATTTTAAAAGTCTTGCAACAAGTTAAAAATGATTTAAATTAA